One region of Eupeodes corollae chromosome 1, idEupCoro1.1, whole genome shotgun sequence genomic DNA includes:
- the LOC129939263 gene encoding tyrosine-protein kinase Shark, whose amino-acid sequence MSRDENLFWFHGKISRERAEEILKEENREDGAFLVRESNTALGDFVLSVLYNGEVCHYQIRRHGEDAFFSIDDKIKIMHGLESLVDYYREAANGLVTKLTQLVKKDLPPNDSRSHGTTNLLHRATQKTNQTVVSELLKCGYRNVDAKNQDGQTAVHLAALYSNEEILKLLLNANVNVNCMDSAGNTPLHYACRTKSASFIRTLIAAKANIQVRNISTGYVPLHDAASHGNLDAVKELIAAHAPHLPRTESGEFPIDLAKEMNRTEVVEFLANYKPPPASTFKHQWYHGTLERQEAIKVLLEYAANFDGSNDNHRKDQDEPTSSNTERNEHDSEVSDVAVPKDKSGIFLIRSSVRNGYVLTMLCQNNTPKHFLIQQSQNCLYIDEGPLLPSLEHLVEHFSLFSDGLPVNLKHPVPPKPKPPLPLFSTMPKAMTKKHNMQQQLSLGSQNVSHPGDEAMNRVGLFENDDCIMLGASPKKPKDKRDMLIFRSLKPAKRNVIIDGMKSLRKVKIRSPSKADKEKLDKESKKKINIVDDLQKAGSIMNNLSFSTDFLHSPIGSPDVAPKPPNDSLYNVPKNNSVVAEVGSELDAQQPAHEVPLGNVDSKTEEEVEYFTKNDVLIDRERGEEDSDYFVDGPPPPINMKTFPLLNSEGYIPTQDIRKFIDLSSSSEETTKLLEESAAELREFSKHPERLDSVMSTTSNDSELNGLLNRQISSASGMSENSRAKLNYFIPKDCLELEHIIGEGEFGSVYKGYLIRKDPNSKVDVRCQVAIKTLRDEQCRSNKQEFLREASVMIRLKHHCIVQLIGISKGKSLMMVQEMVPLGSMLHFIIENGPKINPNCELKIWASQIACGMNYLESQHFVHRDLAARNILLASRNQAKISDFGLSRAMGKDKDCYQATQGGKWPIKWYAPESYNNGYFSHASDVWSFGVTLWEMFSFGDPPYGDIRGVDAIELIESGQRLQKPPKCPDNVYKIMENCWNYKPKDRPTFRYLTDFFAKDPDYQNLVELIKSTHIS is encoded by the exons ATGAGTAGAGACGAAAACTTATTCTGGTTCCATGGGAAGATATCAAGAGAACGTGCCGAGGAAATCCTCAAAGAAG aaaatcgGGAAGATGGAGCTTTTCTTGTACGAGAAAGTAACACTGCTCTAGGAGACTTTGTACTATCGGTCTTGTATAAT GGTGAAGTTTGTCACTATCAAATTCGAAGGCATGGCGAAGATGCATTCTTTTCAATTGatgataaaatcaaaatcatgCACGGTTTGGAATCGCTAGTGGATTATTATAGAGAAGCAGCAAATGGCCTTGTGACCAAACTAACTCAGTTGGTAAAGAAAGATCTGCCACCAAATGATTCGAGGAGCCATGGCACCACAAACCTTTTACATCGTGCAACACAGAAAACAAATCAGACTGTAGTTTCGGAATTGCTCAAGTGTGGATATCGAAATGTCGATGCTAAGAATCAGGATGGCCAGACTGCAGTTCACTTAGCTGCACTCTATAGCAACGAAGAGATCTTAAAGCTGTTGCTAAATGCCAATGTTAATGTGAATTGTATGGACAGTGCTGGCAATACTCCATTGCAT TACGCTTGTCGAACAAAATCTGCGTCCTTTATAAGAACCTTGATTGCAGCCAAAGCGAACATCCAAGTACGCAATATCAGCACCGGTTATGTTCCGCTACACGATGCAGCAAGTCATGGAAATTTGGATGCTGTAAAAGAATTGATAGCAGCTCATGCACCTCATTTGCCTCGCACAGAGTCTGGCGAATTTCCCATTGATTTGGCAAAAGAAATGAATCGAACCGAAGTCGTGGAATTCTTAGCCAACTATAAACCCCCACCAGCTAGCACTTTCAAACACCAATGGTATCATGGAACACTGGAACGACAAGAAGCCATAAAAGTATTGCTAGAATATGCTGCAAACTTTGATGGAAGTAACGATAATCATAGGAAAGACCAAGACGAGCCAACATCAAGTAACACAGAACGCAATGAGCATGACTCAGAAGTATCAGATGTCGCGGTTCCAAAGGACAAATcgggaatatttttaattcgaagTTCAGTTCGTAATGGTTATGTTCTGACAATGTTGTGCCAAAATAATACTCCTAAGCATTTTCTTATTCAACAATCG CAAAACTGCTTGTATATCGACGAAGGACCCCTTTTGCCTTCTCTTGAACACTTGGTTGAgcattttagtttattttctgATGGATTACCGGTAAACCTTAAGCACCCAGTTCCACCTAAGCCTAAACCTCCCCTGCCACTATTCTCCACAATGCCCAAAGCTAtgacaaaaaaacacaacatgCAACAACAACTTTCCCTAGGTTCACAAAATGTCAGCCATCCCGGCGATGAAGCCATGAATCgtgttggactttttgaaaacgacgattGCATTATGTTAGGGGCAAGTCCAAAAAAGCCCAAAGACAAGCGGGACATGCTGATTTTCCGAAGTCTTAAACCGGCCAAAAGAAACGTCATAATCGATGGAATGAAAAGTTTGCGGAAAGTTAAAATTCGCTCACCATCGAAAGCAGACAAGGAAAAACTGGATAAGGAgtcaaagaagaaaattaacaTTGTGGATGACTTACAAAAAGCTGGATCGATAATGAACAATTTATCCTTCTCAACGGACTTTCTTCATTCACCAATTGGATCTCCAGACGTGGCACCAAAGCCACCTAATGATTCTCTCTATAATGTACCCAAAAATAATTCGGTTGTGGCAGAGGTGGGGTCGGAGTTGGATGCGCAGCAGCCTGCTCACGAGGTTCCATTGGGGaatgtggattcaaagactgaAGAAGaagttgaatattttacgaaaaatgaCGTACTCATCGATCGTGAACGTGGAGAAGAGGATAGTGATTATTTTGTTGATGGACCTCCTCCGCCAATAAACATGAA gaCTTTTCCACTTTTGAATTCTGAAGGATACATCCCAACGCAGGATATTCGAAAATTCATAGATCTCTCGTCATCTTCTGAAGAAACAACGAAACTCCTAGAAGAATCCGCCGCTGAGTTGCGAGAATTTTCAAAGCATCCCGAACGATTGGATTCGGTTATGTCGACGACAAGCAATGACAGTGAATTAAACGGTTTGCTCAATCGTCAAATAAGTTCAGCATCTGGAATGTCTGAAAATAGTCGAgctaaattaaactatttcatacCAAAAGACTGCTTAGAACTCGAACATATCATTGGCGAAGGAGAATTTGGTTCGGTGTATAAAGGTTACTTGATAAGAAAAGATCCCAATTCCAAAGTCGATGTTCGCTGTCAAGTTGCAATAAAAACACTCCGAGATGAACAATGTCGTAGTAACAAGCAAGAATTTTTACGTGAAGCATCGGTTATGATAAGACTAAAGCATCATTGTATTGTTCAGTTGATTGGCATTTCGAAGGGAAAAAGTTTGATGATGGTGCAGGAAATGGTGCCATTGGGATCAATGTTGcattttatcattgaaaatggCCCTAAGATCAATCCCAATTGTGAATTGAAGATATGGGCATCACAAATTGCTTGCG gTATGAATTACCTCGAATCGCAACATTTTGTCCATAGGGATTTGGCTGCTAGAAACATTTTGCTTGCATCAAGAAATCAAGCTAAAATAAGCGACTTTGGACTCTCACGAGCAATGGGTAAGGACAAAGATTGTTATCAAGCAACTCAAGGTGGAAAGTGGCCAATAAAATG GTACGCTCCTGAAAGCTACAACAATGGTTATTTTTCACATGCTAGTGATGTTTGGTCCTTTGGGGTTACGCTGTGGGAAATGTTCTCGTTTGGAGATCCACCCTATGGCGATATAAGAGGAGTGGATGCAATTGAATTAATAGAAAGTGGCCAACGTCTACAAAAACCACCCAAATGTCCTgataatgtttataaaattatggAGAATTGTTGGAATTACAAGCCTAAAGATCGTCCAACATTTCGTTATTTAACCGACTTCTTTGCAAAAGATCCAGATTATCAGAATCTTGTAGAGTTAATCAAATCAACGCAcataagttaa